One bacterium DNA window includes the following coding sequences:
- a CDS encoding DUF5618 family protein, which yields MKEALRYLSNAKEILRKTPIEDNNYTDVKYVQEACGTAYLAILKAINGYLLNKGLLKKELPKSYEAYTKALRKYVSVHNGKLFKQFDYLYDELHIAGYYGGLLHNVHRVKDALKSAKDFIEKIG from the coding sequence ATGAAAGAGGCATTAAGGTATTTAAGCAATGCAAAGGAGATATTAAGAAAGACTCCTATTGAAGATAATAATTATACTGATGTCAAGTATGTCCAGGAGGCATGTGGCACCGCATATCTTGCCATCCTGAAAGCAATAAATGGGTATTTACTAAATAAAGGGCTTTTAAAAAAAGAGCTTCCAAAATCATATGAAGCATATACAAAGGCATTGAGAAAATATGTATCAGTCCATAATGGAAAGCTTTTTAAACAGTTTGATTATCTATACGATGAACTCCACATAGCAGGTTACTATGGAGGCCTTCTTCACAATGTCCATAGGGTTAAAGATGCATTAAAGTCAGCAAAGGATTTTATAGAGAAGATTGGATAA
- a CDS encoding type II toxin-antitoxin system RelE/ParE family toxin — protein sequence MYRIEYIKEAYQKIKNLDKKIKERLKKGIEFLAKNPMRGKRLTGPLVGKWSYRVGDYRIIYGIYPEKLVILVLSIGHRKEICKGRKGNV from the coding sequence ATGTATAGGATAGAATATATCAAAGAAGCTTACCAAAAGATAAAGAATCTGGACAAAAAGATAAAGGAGCGATTAAAAAAGGGAATTGAGTTCTTGGCTAAGAACCCGATGAGAGGAAAGAGGCTGACAGGGCCATTAGTAGGAAAATGGTCATATAGGGTTGGTGATTATAGAATAATATACGGAATATATCCTGAAAAACTTGTAATATTGGTTTTATCTATAGGTCATCGCAAGGAAATATGCAAAGGAAGAAAAGGAAATGTCTAA
- a CDS encoding type II toxin-antitoxin system Phd/YefM family antitoxin, giving the protein MEKIASISEVRNHLPSIVNKILFTNQRYIVTKQGKPAIVMISPEELETLEILADRDLIKSLVKAEEDIKKGRTYSHQEVFFDV; this is encoded by the coding sequence TCAATATCAGAGGTAAGAAATCACCTGCCAAGCATTGTAAATAAGATTTTATTTACCAATCAAAGGTATATTGTAACAAAACAGGGAAAGCCAGCTATTGTTATGATAAGTCCAGAAGAGCTTGAGACATTAGAGATATTAGCAGATAGGGACTTGATAAAATCTTTGGTAAAGGCAGAAGAGGATATAAAGAAAGGAAGAACTTATTCCCACCAAGAAGTCTTTTTTGATGTATAG